A portion of the Saimiri boliviensis isolate mSaiBol1 chromosome 1, mSaiBol1.pri, whole genome shotgun sequence genome contains these proteins:
- the GPR151 gene encoding G-protein coupled receptor 151, producing the protein MERVMLAAAFADSNSSSMNTSFAHLHFAGGYLPSDSQDWRTIIPAVLVAVCLVGFVGNLCVIGILLHNAWKGKPSMIHSLILNLSLADLSLLLFSAPVRATAYSKSVWDLGWFVCKSSDWFIHTCMAAKSLTIVVVAKVCFMYASDPAKQVSIHNCTIWSVLVAIWTVASLLTLPEWFFSNIRHHAGVEMCLMDVPAAAKEFMSMFGKLYPLLAFGLPLLFASFYFWRAYGQCKKRGTKTQNLRNQIRSKQVTVMLLSIAITSALLWLPEWVAWLWVWHLKAAGPAPPQGFIALSQVLMFSISSANPLIFLVMSEEFREGLKGLWKWMITEKTPTVSESQETPAGNSEGLPDKVPSPESPASTPEKEKPSSPSSGKGKTEKAEIPILPDVEQFWHERDTVPSVQDNDPVPWEHEDQETGECVK; encoded by the coding sequence ATGGAAAGGGTGATGCTGGCTGCTGCCTTTGCAGACTCTAACTCCAGCAGCATGAACACGTCCTTTGCTCACCTCCACTTTGCCGGAGGGTACCTGCCCTCTGATTCCCAGGACTGGAGAACTATCATCCCAGCTGTCTTGGTGGCTGTCTGCCTGGTGGGCTTCGTGGGAAACCTGTGTGTGATTGGCATCCTCCTTCACAATGCTTGGAAGGGAAAGCCATCCATGATCCACTCCTTGATTCTGAATCTCAGTCTGGCTGATCTCTCCCTCCTGCTGTTTTCTGCACCTGTCCGAGCTACAGCATACTCCAAAAGTGTTTGGGATCTAGGCTGGTTTGTCTGCAAGTCCTCTGACTGGTTCATCCACACATGCATGGCAGCCAAGAGCCTGACAATCGTTGTGGTGGCCAAAGTATGCTTCATGTACGCAAGTGACCCAGCCAAGCAAGTGAGTATCCACAACTGCACCATCTGGTCAGTGCTGGTGGCCATCTGGACTGTGGCTAGCCTGTTAACCCTGCCGGAATGGTTCTTTAGCAACATCAGGCATCATGCAGGTGTGGAGATGTGCCTCATGGATGTACCAGCTGCGGCCAAAGAGTTTATGTCGATGTTTGGTAAGCTCTACCCACTCCTGGCATTTGGCCTTCCATTACTTTTTGCCAGCTTTTATTTCTGGAGAGCTTATGGCCAATGTAAAAAACGAGGAACTAAGACTCAAAATCTTAGAAACCAAATACGCTCAAAGCAGGTCACCGTGATGCTGCTGAGCATTGCCATCACGTCTGCTCTCCTGTGGCTCCCTGAGTGGGTAGCTTGGCTATGGGTATGGCATCTGAAGGCTGCAGGTCCGGCCCCACCACAAGGTTTCATAGCCCTGTCTCAAGTCCTGATGTTTTCCATCTCATCAGCAAATCCTCTCATTTTTCTTGTGATGTCGGAGGAGTTCAGAGAGGGCTTGAAAGGCTTATGGAAATGGATGATAACCGAAAAAACTCCAACTGTCTCAGAGTCTCAGGAAACACCAGCTGGCAACTCAGAGGGCCTTCCTGACAAGGTTCCATCTCCAGAGTCCCCAGCATCCAcaccagaaaaagagaaacccaGCTCTCCCTCCTCTGGCAAAGGGAAAACGGAGAAGGCAGAGATTCCCATCCTTCCTGATGTAGAGCAGTTTTGGCATGAGAGGGACACAGTCCCTTCTGTACAGGACAATGACCCTGTCCCCTGGGAACATGAAGATCAAGAGACAGGGGAATGTGTTAAATAG